The following coding sequences are from one Pseudomonas mendocina window:
- a CDS encoding TerC family protein — protein sequence MMDWFIDPVFWMALMQIIAIDILLGGDNAVVIALACRHLPEAQRRKAIMGGVIGAIALRIGLLFFAMQLLALPYLKLFGAVLLLWIGIKLLLPEPEENHEIKPGSGLIAAIKTIIVADAVMSLDNVLAVAGAAGGNLLLVSLGVLISIPIIVWGSQLVLKLMDRFPQVVLLGGALLGWIAGGMAVGDVAVAEWMPAVVGLKYLAGALGAALVIAVGVFMRQRGAAQETA from the coding sequence TTGATGGATTGGTTCATCGATCCCGTGTTCTGGATGGCGCTGATGCAGATCATCGCCATCGATATTCTGCTGGGCGGCGACAACGCCGTGGTCATCGCCCTGGCCTGTCGGCACTTGCCCGAAGCTCAGCGGCGCAAGGCGATCATGGGCGGCGTGATCGGGGCGATCGCGCTACGCATCGGTCTGTTGTTCTTCGCCATGCAACTGCTGGCGCTGCCGTACCTGAAACTCTTCGGCGCTGTCCTGCTGCTGTGGATCGGTATCAAGCTGCTGCTGCCCGAGCCGGAAGAAAACCATGAGATCAAGCCTGGCAGTGGGTTGATCGCAGCGATCAAGACCATCATCGTGGCCGACGCGGTGATGAGTCTGGACAATGTCCTGGCCGTGGCTGGTGCTGCCGGTGGCAACCTGCTGCTGGTCAGCCTCGGCGTGTTGATCAGCATCCCGATCATCGTCTGGGGCAGCCAGCTGGTACTGAAACTGATGGATCGCTTCCCCCAGGTGGTGCTGCTCGGCGGCGCGTTACTGGGCTGGATCGCCGGCGGCATGGCCGTGGGTGACGTAGCCGTGGCCGAGTGGATGCCGGCGGTCGTCGGCCTGAAATACCTGGCCGGCGCACTGGGCGCTGCACTGGTGATCGCGGTGGGCGTCTTCATGCGTCAGCGCGGGGCTGCGCAAGAGACTGCGTAG
- a CDS encoding CitMHS family transporter, whose amino-acid sequence MLSLLGLSMVVVFTYLIMTKRLSPVVALTLVPIVFAVIGGFAPDLGKMMLDGLKTVAPSAALLLFAILFFGIMIDSGLFDPLIRTILHAVNGNPTKIAIGTALLSLMVALDGDGTTTYMITVAAMLPLYKRIGMNPLILACISMLSLSIMSGMSPWGGPATRAIAVLGLDATHYFIPMLPTMIGGALWVVFTAWILGRRELKRVGNVQLQTGGDDCYIKSILVDGPHKRPRLILINLLLVVAVMVALVAGLMNAAVLFMIGFVIALMINYPRLDEQKERILAHAGNAMTVVLLVFAAGVFAGIFSGTKMVDALANSLVEMIPPSWGSFFPLVVALTSMPLTFVLSNDAYYFGMVPILAQAASAYGIDPVEIARASVLGQPVHLMSPLVASTLLLVGMVDRDIGDFQRFTWKWAVLTSLVITALALLSGAISLFA is encoded by the coding sequence ATGCTCTCACTGCTCGGTTTATCCATGGTGGTCGTGTTCACCTACCTGATCATGACCAAACGTCTGTCTCCCGTCGTGGCACTGACCCTGGTACCCATCGTCTTCGCCGTCATCGGTGGATTCGCCCCCGACCTTGGCAAGATGATGCTCGACGGCCTCAAGACCGTCGCGCCCTCGGCTGCCCTGCTGCTGTTCGCCATCCTGTTCTTCGGCATCATGATCGACTCGGGTCTGTTCGATCCGCTGATCCGCACCATCCTGCATGCCGTCAACGGCAACCCGACGAAGATCGCCATCGGCACCGCGCTGCTATCGCTGATGGTGGCGCTCGATGGCGATGGCACCACCACCTACATGATCACCGTGGCCGCCATGTTGCCGCTGTACAAGCGTATCGGCATGAACCCGTTGATTCTGGCCTGCATCTCCATGCTCTCGCTCAGCATCATGAGCGGCATGAGCCCCTGGGGTGGCCCGGCCACGCGCGCCATCGCAGTTCTCGGGCTGGATGCCACCCACTACTTCATTCCCATGTTGCCGACCATGATCGGTGGCGCCCTGTGGGTGGTGTTCACCGCCTGGATTCTCGGCCGTCGCGAGCTCAAGCGTGTCGGTAACGTGCAACTGCAGACCGGTGGCGATGATTGCTACATCAAGTCGATCCTCGTCGATGGCCCGCACAAACGCCCGCGTCTGATCCTGATCAACCTGCTGCTGGTGGTGGCAGTGATGGTCGCTCTGGTGGCTGGCCTGATGAACGCCGCGGTGCTGTTCATGATCGGCTTCGTCATCGCCCTGATGATCAACTACCCGCGCCTGGACGAGCAGAAGGAACGCATCCTCGCTCACGCCGGCAACGCCATGACCGTCGTGTTGCTGGTGTTCGCCGCCGGTGTGTTCGCCGGCATCTTCTCCGGCACCAAGATGGTCGATGCACTGGCCAACTCCCTGGTGGAAATGATCCCGCCGAGCTGGGGCAGCTTCTTCCCGCTGGTGGTGGCGCTGACCAGCATGCCGCTGACCTTCGTGCTGTCCAACGACGCGTATTACTTCGGCATGGTGCCGATTCTGGCACAGGCGGCGTCTGCCTACGGCATCGACCCGGTGGAGATCGCGCGCGCCTCGGTACTCGGACAACCGGTACACCTGATGAGCCCGCTGGTGGCCTCGACCCTGCTGCTGGTGGGCATGGTCGACCGCGACATCGGCGACTTCCAGCGCTTCACCTGGAAGTGGGCCGTGCTCACGTCGCTGGTGATCACCGCGCTGGCGCTGCTGTCCGGTGCCATCAGCCTGTTTGCCTGA
- a CDS encoding LysR family transcriptional regulator — translation MHRIEFLDLAAFVRVAESHSFLEAAQSLHLSQPALSRRLQKLEETLGAKLLERTTRRSWLTDVGKDYLPRARRMLEDYESSIQGVRELKTHQKGTVTIACIPTAAFYFLPSVIRVFNEAYPGIRIRILDVSANEGLERVISGDADFGINMISAQHPEISFTPLLRDPFVLAMRSDHPLAALPVVEWQDLQSVRLITVSRDSGNRMLLDSALSGHGIRLNGFYEVQHLSTSLGLVECGLGVAILPRLAMPASEHDAICCRELPPPQIERTIGLVRRDGAPLSSTAELFIEMLLKRWRE, via the coding sequence ATGCATCGAATAGAGTTCCTTGATCTGGCCGCCTTCGTGCGGGTTGCCGAGTCGCACTCCTTTCTGGAAGCGGCTCAATCTCTGCATCTGTCGCAGCCGGCGCTCTCGCGGCGACTGCAGAAGCTTGAGGAAACCCTGGGCGCCAAGCTGCTCGAACGGACGACACGCCGCAGCTGGCTCACGGATGTCGGCAAGGATTACCTACCCCGTGCACGGCGCATGCTGGAAGACTATGAGTCGTCCATCCAGGGCGTGCGCGAACTCAAGACCCACCAGAAGGGCACCGTCACCATCGCCTGCATTCCGACGGCAGCCTTCTACTTCCTGCCCAGCGTGATCCGTGTGTTCAACGAGGCCTATCCGGGCATCCGCATCCGCATTCTCGACGTCAGCGCCAATGAGGGCCTGGAGCGCGTGATCAGTGGCGATGCCGATTTCGGCATCAACATGATCAGCGCCCAGCATCCGGAGATCAGCTTCACCCCCCTGCTACGCGACCCCTTCGTGCTGGCCATGCGCAGCGACCATCCACTGGCCGCCCTACCGGTGGTGGAATGGCAGGATTTGCAGAGCGTGCGCCTGATCACCGTCAGCCGCGACAGCGGCAACCGCATGCTGCTCGACAGCGCGCTGTCCGGCCATGGCATACGCCTGAACGGCTTCTACGAGGTACAGCACCTGTCGACCTCGCTGGGCCTGGTGGAATGCGGCCTAGGCGTGGCCATCCTGCCGCGTCTGGCGATGCCGGCCAGCGAGCATGACGCGATCTGCTGCCGCGAGCTGCCACCGCCACAGATCGAACGCACCATAGGCCTGGTTCGGCGCGATGGTGCCCCGCTGTCGAGCACCGCGGAGCTGTTCATCGAGATGTTGCTCAAGCGCTGGAGGGAGTGA
- a CDS encoding nuclear transport factor 2 family protein: MSHLSREQLIDLATQKYFANVDSKNIAGVLDCFHEDVAFTIQTDNLTHDGHSGVRKMFDNLFGNFEEIWHGDFELAVDVDTQTICSRFNVYLKDAQGNETRLRNCNFWYVEDGKFRRVFVFMSGENVLR; the protein is encoded by the coding sequence ATGAGTCATCTTTCCCGTGAGCAACTGATCGACCTGGCTACGCAGAAATACTTCGCCAACGTGGACAGCAAGAACATCGCCGGCGTGCTGGACTGCTTCCATGAGGATGTGGCCTTCACCATCCAGACCGACAACCTCACGCACGACGGCCACAGTGGCGTGCGCAAGATGTTCGACAACCTGTTCGGCAACTTCGAAGAAATCTGGCACGGCGATTTCGAGCTGGCAGTCGACGTCGACACCCAGACCATCTGCTCGCGCTTCAACGTGTACCTCAAGGACGCGCAAGGCAACGAGACCCGCCTGCGCAACTGCAACTTCTGGTACGTCGAAGACGGCAAGTTCCGCCGCGTGTTCGTCTTCATGAGCGGCGAGAACGTGCTGCGCTGA
- a CDS encoding 4-oxalomesaconate tautomerase, whose amino-acid sequence MNSIPCIIMRGGTSRGPFIRLTDLPESLEARSEILLDLMGAGHPLQVDGIGGGNSLTSKVAMVGPSSRSDADVDYLFAQVDVTERSVDYTPNCGNMLSAVGPFSIETGLVSPTYEQTRVRVFNLNTQRIIECLVPTPNGRVAYEGNTAISGVPGRAAGIQLSFLDVAGAKTGKLLPTGNVCERIDGIEVSCVDAATPVVILRASDLGVDGHADPATLDANPEMLRRLEGIRREAGLRMGMGDVSQSVLPKPILISAAAEGDATLCARYFVPQRCHKALAVTGAIALGAALNLPGSVANRVARDAGRLLEGQVLEAIRIEHPSGHLDICVGLRDGNPRDIARVSLIRTARKIMDGRLFYRVADALN is encoded by the coding sequence ATGAATAGCATCCCTTGCATCATCATGCGCGGCGGCACCTCGCGTGGCCCCTTCATCCGCCTGACCGATCTGCCCGAGTCCCTTGAAGCCCGCAGTGAAATCCTGCTCGACCTCATGGGCGCCGGACATCCGTTGCAGGTCGATGGCATTGGTGGTGGCAACTCGCTGACCAGCAAGGTGGCGATGGTAGGGCCTTCCAGCCGTAGTGATGCTGATGTCGATTACCTGTTCGCACAGGTCGATGTGACCGAGCGTTCGGTGGACTACACCCCCAATTGCGGCAACATGCTGTCCGCAGTTGGCCCGTTCTCGATCGAGACCGGCCTGGTGTCTCCCACCTATGAGCAGACCCGCGTTCGTGTCTTCAATCTCAACACCCAACGCATCATCGAATGCCTGGTGCCAACCCCCAACGGTCGCGTCGCCTACGAAGGCAATACCGCCATCAGTGGTGTGCCGGGCCGTGCCGCTGGTATCCAGCTGAGCTTTCTCGATGTTGCCGGCGCCAAGACTGGCAAGCTGCTGCCAACCGGCAATGTTTGTGAGCGAATCGATGGCATCGAAGTCAGCTGCGTGGATGCTGCCACGCCGGTGGTGATCCTGCGCGCCAGCGACCTGGGCGTCGATGGCCACGCCGACCCTGCCACGCTCGACGCCAACCCCGAGATGCTGCGCAGGCTCGAAGGCATTCGTCGCGAAGCCGGGTTGCGCATGGGCATGGGCGACGTCAGCCAGTCCGTGCTCCCCAAGCCGATCCTGATCAGCGCGGCGGCGGAGGGCGATGCCACCCTCTGTGCGCGTTACTTCGTACCGCAGCGCTGCCACAAGGCGCTGGCCGTCACTGGCGCCATCGCGCTCGGTGCGGCACTGAACCTGCCGGGGAGCGTCGCCAACCGCGTTGCGCGGGACGCTGGCCGGCTGCTGGAGGGGCAGGTGCTCGAGGCCATTCGCATCGAGCATCCCTCCGGGCACCTCGATATCTGCGTTGGTTTGCGTGACGGCAACCCCCGTGATATCGCCCGCGTGTCGCTGATTCGCACGGCACGCAAGATCATGGACGGTCGTTTGTTCTACCGTGTGGCTGATGCCTTGAATTGA
- a CDS encoding O-antigen ligase, which produces MELFHSARRLTSRVFSSDTRHRVLAPGWLAVLSLGLFIQIAGILLIADGSSYSTQVHLFLLLPSLVLLFIRPNFQLWKQPAVLALAGLLACLILNALWRAEVSDKSSGYWLKIALFVMLYIHAVGRLTSHPRTLITVLTLSATVAAVFAWMTVIHQFGIKAIPLDYATIREDARLYTLDWYGLGDLKYPVIAGLFYGFFVIILSQRLVAAPPRAWRSALILLGIAGLCIYVLLTFSRGAWISTLVAGLCLLLLFPGRISRTLLISGAFLLLGMLAMFWPEVRNEWLVRGASRRDLIWLSWLARLPDFWLWGAGPGAPFEFTYPWGGSVKHAHSLYLQLWYQLGLPGITLFILFLGCLLEKGWRLRQQPLARLGLALLILAMMAMLTDVHSIFLRPNHYWVIFWLPVGILIGLRPPLTTDPQQGNS; this is translated from the coding sequence ATGGAATTGTTCCATAGCGCACGGAGGCTGACCAGCCGAGTGTTTTCCAGCGACACCAGGCACAGGGTACTTGCCCCAGGCTGGCTGGCAGTGCTCAGCCTGGGGCTTTTCATACAGATAGCGGGAATACTGCTGATCGCCGACGGCAGCAGCTACTCCACCCAGGTTCATCTGTTTTTACTACTGCCCAGCCTGGTATTGCTGTTCATTCGCCCGAACTTCCAGCTATGGAAGCAGCCAGCGGTTCTTGCCCTGGCAGGCCTACTGGCTTGCCTGATACTGAATGCCCTATGGCGAGCGGAGGTCAGCGACAAAAGCTCAGGCTATTGGCTGAAGATCGCCCTGTTCGTGATGCTCTACATTCACGCAGTCGGGCGTCTGACATCGCACCCACGAACGCTGATTACAGTGCTTACGTTAAGCGCGACGGTAGCGGCGGTGTTCGCCTGGATGACCGTCATACATCAGTTCGGCATCAAGGCGATACCACTGGACTATGCCACGATTCGCGAAGACGCCCGCCTCTATACTCTGGATTGGTATGGCCTGGGCGATCTCAAGTATCCGGTAATTGCCGGCCTTTTCTATGGTTTCTTCGTAATTATCCTGAGCCAGCGCCTGGTCGCAGCCCCTCCCCGTGCCTGGCGATCAGCCCTGATACTGCTCGGCATCGCAGGCCTGTGCATCTATGTCCTGTTGACATTTTCCCGGGGAGCCTGGATTTCCACGCTGGTGGCAGGTCTGTGCCTGTTGTTGCTATTTCCCGGACGCATTTCCAGAACGCTATTGATCAGTGGCGCCTTTCTGCTCCTGGGCATGCTGGCCATGTTCTGGCCAGAAGTGCGTAACGAATGGCTGGTCAGGGGCGCCAGCAGGCGTGACCTGATCTGGTTGAGCTGGCTGGCACGTCTGCCGGACTTCTGGTTATGGGGTGCGGGACCGGGAGCACCATTCGAATTCACCTATCCCTGGGGCGGCTCGGTCAAACATGCTCACAGCCTCTACCTCCAGCTCTGGTATCAGCTTGGGCTGCCCGGCATCACCCTGTTCATCCTTTTTCTAGGATGCCTACTAGAAAAAGGCTGGCGCCTGCGCCAGCAGCCTTTGGCCCGCCTAGGGCTGGCTCTGCTGATTCTAGCCATGATGGCGATGCTGACGGACGTTCACTCGATATTCCTGCGTCCGAACCACTACTGGGTAATCTTCTGGCTGCCGGTAGGTATCCTCATAGGGCTGCGCCCACCGCTAACCACTGATCCGCAACAAGGGAACTCATGA
- a CDS encoding aspartate/glutamate racemase family protein, with the protein MTHRIKVIIPIPMDQAGADNRASQLPASMILPGFHPEFVPVAKGASLGDSAYDVLLMDFSVVQAGLRAQEEGYSAVCIDTVSDSGLAALRSRLDIPVIAPGMAAFHTACMLGKKFSIITMWDEWFPLYEKTLTEYHLWPRVASLRSIKTRPDLKELLEGKEEVVFAKLEAEARRAMEEDGADVIVLGSTTMHQSHAYLAERLPIPVINPGLVSYKLCELLLGLGLTQSRKAYPAPQILNDAAYHGFAGQ; encoded by the coding sequence ATGACCCACCGCATCAAGGTAATCATCCCCATTCCCATGGATCAGGCAGGCGCCGACAACCGCGCCTCGCAGCTGCCGGCCAGCATGATCCTGCCCGGTTTCCATCCGGAATTCGTCCCGGTCGCCAAGGGTGCCTCGCTCGGTGACAGTGCGTATGACGTGCTGCTCATGGACTTCTCCGTGGTGCAGGCTGGCCTGCGCGCCCAGGAGGAAGGCTACAGCGCGGTGTGCATCGACACCGTCAGCGACTCCGGCCTCGCCGCCCTGCGCTCGCGACTGGACATCCCAGTGATCGCACCGGGCATGGCGGCCTTCCACACCGCCTGCATGCTGGGCAAGAAGTTCAGCATCATCACCATGTGGGACGAATGGTTCCCGCTGTACGAGAAGACCCTCACCGAATACCACCTGTGGCCGCGCGTGGCCTCGCTGCGCTCGATCAAGACCCGCCCCGACCTCAAGGAGCTGCTCGAAGGCAAGGAAGAGGTGGTGTTCGCCAAGCTCGAAGCCGAAGCGCGCCGGGCGATGGAAGAAGATGGCGCCGATGTGATCGTGCTCGGTTCCACCACCATGCACCAGTCCCATGCCTACCTGGCCGAGCGCCTGCCGATTCCGGTGATCAACCCCGGTCTGGTGTCCTACAAGCTGTGCGAGCTGCTGCTGGGCCTTGGCCTCACGCAGAGCCGCAAGGCCTACCCCGCCCCGCAGATTCTCAACGACGCCGCCTATCACGGCTTCGCTGGTCAATGA